In one Argonema galeatum A003/A1 genomic region, the following are encoded:
- a CDS encoding NADP-dependent isocitrate dehydrogenase, which produces MYEKITPPDTGSRIGFSNGEPIVPDNPIIPFIRGDGTGVDIWPAAQKTIDAAVQSAYGGKRQISWFKVYAGDEACEKYGTYQYLPQDTLDAIEEYGIAIKGPLTTPIGGGIRSLNVALRQIFDLYACIRPCRYYAGTPSPHKTPEKLDVIVYRENTEDIYLGIEWRQGSEIADKLIAFLNNELIPATPEHGKKQIPLDSGIGIKPISKTGSQRLVRRAMQHALRLPKNKQQVTLVHKGNIMKYTEGAFRDWGYELATTEFRVECVTERESWILTNKEKNADITLEENARQIEPGYDSLTAQKQAAICAEIENVLNAIWETHGNGQWKNKVMVNDRIADSIFQQIQTRPDEYSILATMNLNGDYLSDAAAAIVGGLGMGPGANIGDACAIFEATHGTAPKHAGLDRINPGSVILSGVMMLEFMGWQEAADLIKKGIGDAIVNREVTYDLARLMEPPVDPPLKCSEFAEAVIKHYH; this is translated from the coding sequence ATGTATGAAAAAATAACTCCTCCCGATACAGGGTCTCGCATCGGCTTCAGTAACGGCGAACCAATCGTTCCAGACAATCCCATCATTCCCTTCATTCGCGGAGATGGTACGGGCGTGGACATTTGGCCTGCCGCCCAAAAGACGATCGATGCTGCCGTGCAATCTGCCTATGGTGGCAAGCGGCAAATCAGCTGGTTTAAAGTCTACGCCGGTGACGAAGCTTGCGAAAAGTACGGCACTTACCAATATTTACCTCAAGATACCCTCGATGCGATCGAAGAATACGGTATTGCCATCAAAGGGCCGCTGACAACGCCGATTGGCGGTGGCATCCGTTCTTTAAATGTGGCGCTGCGGCAAATCTTTGACCTCTACGCCTGTATCCGTCCCTGTCGGTACTATGCAGGTACGCCCTCGCCTCACAAAACTCCCGAAAAATTGGATGTTATTGTCTATCGCGAAAATACAGAAGATATTTACTTGGGAATTGAGTGGCGACAAGGTAGCGAGATTGCCGATAAATTGATTGCGTTTCTGAATAACGAATTGATCCCAGCTACTCCCGAACACGGCAAAAAACAGATTCCCCTCGACTCTGGTATCGGCATCAAACCGATCAGCAAAACTGGTTCCCAGCGCCTTGTCCGCCGTGCTATGCAGCACGCCTTGCGTTTGCCTAAAAATAAGCAGCAGGTAACCTTGGTGCATAAGGGCAATATTATGAAATATACGGAAGGCGCTTTCCGGGATTGGGGTTACGAACTAGCTACTACTGAATTTCGGGTTGAGTGCGTGACTGAACGGGAATCCTGGATTCTCACCAACAAGGAGAAAAACGCGGATATCACCCTGGAAGAAAATGCGCGTCAAATCGAGCCCGGTTACGACTCCCTGACAGCCCAAAAGCAAGCTGCTATCTGCGCCGAAATCGAAAATGTGCTTAATGCTATCTGGGAAACTCACGGGAACGGACAGTGGAAAAATAAGGTGATGGTGAACGATCGCATCGCCGATAGCATTTTCCAACAAATCCAGACGCGACCGGATGAGTACTCTATTCTGGCTACGATGAACTTAAATGGAGATTATCTCTCCGATGCGGCTGCTGCTATTGTCGGTGGGCTGGGCATGGGGCCAGGAGCTAATATTGGCGATGCGTGCGCTATTTTTGAGGCGACCCACGGCACGGCACCCAAGCACGCCGGTTTGGATCGAATTAACCCAGGTTCGGTGATTCTGTCTGGCGTGATGATGCTAGAGTTTATGGGCTGGCAAGAGGCTGCTGACTTAATCAAGAAGGGTATTGGGGATGCGATCGTCAACCGCGAGGTAACATACGATTTAGCTCGGTTGATGGAGCCTCCAGTCGATCCGCCCCTCAAGTGTTCTGAATTTGCCGAAGCGGTGATTAAGCACTACCACTAG